The Toxotes jaculatrix isolate fToxJac2 chromosome 6, fToxJac2.pri, whole genome shotgun sequence genomic interval ATTAATTTGTGATCGTAGTTTTCTGTTATATTGAATTTGCACATTAACCTACTGTAAGGTAATGGCACTGAGTGCATTTTCTATTAACTACAGCACTCGCCAGGTCTTTCAACATTTCGCATAAATCTCATAATGATtctaacaggatgctttggtgaattagTGTTTCCAGTGTCATTATAATTGCTAAGTACAAAAACACCAAAGGAAAGCTCAGATTCCAATATGTCTTCTGATCCTTGTCAAATTTCAGGGacagcaacattaaataaacagtTCTGTCATTTATGTACTTCATTAAAGCTAATGTAGAAATAGGTTTGTAATTCATTACaaattctggaaaaaaaaaaaaaacctctatcagtgtgACCTGATGATTACAATGgagtgcaaaccagataaggAATGATAAAATGACATCCACAAACTTAgtaagagcttcataaatatctttattgaacattaaaaactgttttaattgCAACAGTCCTAGAAAACCGGAGTACCCCGGGGGAAAACCCACACAGAGAACAtacaaactctgcacagagcGGCTCACTGCGGGAACCGTCTTGATCTGTGGAGACAGTGGGTAGCACTGTCAACCCCAATTGGGGTTTAGGCAacgaaagaaaaaagaaacgcaaaaaaaaaaaaaaaaacgccaagaaatggagagagagaagaactctctctctctctttctcccatctctacaagagaaagaaggagcGAAAagtccctccttctttctcagggagagaggggaggacagcAGGATGATCTCGGCAGCTCACAGACCACAGGAGCTGTCCCTGACACCCCAAAGGGAGTGGGGTCGTGTCAGTGAAAGCTGCTGGTATTTATAGCCTGACAGCCGCTTACGTTCTATGTATGTATGACGTCATTGCTAGACACGAACTCTACTTCTTGTGCTCTGTCATTATGAACACACATGTAAAACTAAATGTGAGAACTTTTTCTTGTAGTTAGATTGTAATCCACAGTGATTAATGCCATGGAAGCAGACACCTGATCTGCAAacctgcagaaaaatctttCAATTAATATTTGGCAAAGTCAGCACCTCCCCCTACTGGCCACACAGAGAATCAATACATAAAACCTCAAAGAGCAGCCCGGCATGTTTCACCCATCTTGGTTTTTAATCTGAAATATAATATTCAAAGTGATATAGTACTAAGTGGGATACCAAATGTCATCaacaaaaagtaacaaaataaaccaatcatttactgtaaacacaatctgccttgttgttgtttttttttgtttgtttgttttgtttttaaaaagtaatttaagtattaaataaaataaattgaaagAATATCAAACAAATGCttaaataatgatgtaaatgaacagatgaaatgctatataaataaaatataaagttgAATTAGGTCTGaaaattatgtaaaaatgtgcaaaagctTTGCtaaaaacaggcagaaaaattTCTCAGTTGTAGAAAACTGTAGTTAAGATGAAAAACAATGGAAAGCAGCACATACATTCTGTAAGATGACTGctttaaaaataactaaaacaaTTGCTCTATTATCAAAATTGTTTGTTTCGTTTTCAGTTGATTTATTAATCAacaattgtttcagctctagtttCAGTTGTAAACGTGCTTTTATTCCCCTATTGTAGTGTGTTCAGTAAGGTTAAAGCAGATCAGTGGAGGCCATGAACTCCTTACAGTTGTTTTGaaaatttactttaaaactATTATTTACTTGACAAAAGTGTTTACCTTGTTTTTAATTATCCAACAGGAACTGATCTAATATGTAGTTTTCAACAGCCTCTGATCAGGGTGGTggagaaatatatttttattactacTATGCTCTAAGCacactattatttatttaccacTGTCCCTTAGTGGACAGAAGGAGGGGTGCAGTCAGATAGGCTCGGGTTTTCAGTTTTCACCAAACCTGAGCAGATTTCATAGGCGTCACTGAGAGGTTACCAGGTGTGTTTATGATTCATTTGCTGTTgactttgcatgtttttttttagctggaaTGCTTTGTCACAACTTTTTCTGAACTTTACAGTATTACAGGTGTCACTTGAATGTTTGACTTCTGGGTTTCAGAGTGGTCTTTCACAGCCTGGTGGAGTTACGCAACAGCCTTAAACAAATAACCGTAAAAGGAGTAAAAACTGTGTGTACACATTTCACTAAAACATGGCTTCTATAGATTTACTATCAAAGCAATAACAGATACTGGTTCACTTGTTCATCaccattcatttttctttcgttttcttttttcttgaattattattattatttcagtttcagttcaaaagtcaaaattctgtTAGTCAAAACACAAAGCATGGACTTAGCACGCACTTAAACAGAGGTGAAAGGAATTTTCTTTGTTGGTGCTTTACACAGTGACAATGGCTTTTCAAAAGCTCAACAACAACTTGTTTTTCATCAGAGTGGATAATCCTCAGACCTTGTTGTGAAAATATTCCACTGGACCTACTGTCTAATGCAGCAATGGTCTCTATTTTAACAATTTAAAAGCCAAACAtccatttctgtattttttacGTACAGAGTCAAAGTGTTATATAAGCAGCTGATTGAGTCATTCCAATACTAATATTTAAATTACAAACCATTAATTGAATCAATAATACTCCAACCTCTTCACTAATGAATACCTATCTAAGATTTCAGTGCAAAAGCAGGCAAAAATAGAGTCCTTTCATTAgcaaaacatcacagaaaatattttgtatttgaaGCGACCCAACATCTTCCTCCGCCGGCTCTGTCTATTGCGGAGACGAGAACCTGCCGAGGAAGAGGATGGATTTGGTCTTATTGTGcctgatgaagaagaggaaggggtGGTCTGCTGTGAAGTGTTCCTCCCTTAACATACAGAACGCCACCATGCCGGCTGTGGCGGCAGCCGCCTCCGTGCCCTCTTCGTTCACCTCCACAAAGGCCTTGTGGGCCACCGTAGACAGGAAGAGTCCTGCTTTGCCGTTCATGCCAGACAGGTCGGCCTTTGCTGCGCAGAACACGTCCGTCATGCCCAGTTTAGCCAGAGGCTCGTTCAGCTCGTAGTCTTCCTCCAGCTTGAACTTTGGTAGGTGAACAAGGACTTCTGAATGGACGTCCATGTTCTCCCTGTTGGTCCATTCATCCAGTCTCTCCTGCGTTAGCTCATTCTCCAGCTggaacagaacaaacacactttaCTGCATCTCTCAAACTCATGAAAAGAGAGTGGACACCTCTCCTGAGGAAAGTATCTGGCTCTTTGCTGCCAAGAAGTTCAACTTTCTTATTCAAAGAGTCACTgactttgtctttctgctgtttggtgttCAACAAGCAGAACAGTGTTTCGTTTTTTTTCTAGACTGCGTACCTTCAGCAGGGGGTCAGTGCCGTCTGTGGACTCTTCAGGCAACAGGATGAACATGCTGAGCTCCTCTCCCACGTACGGCAGCTCCAGGATCTGCAGACCGTGGTCGGGGATGTAGTTGTAGGGCAGCTTCTTCACCTGGAACATCATCTCCACTGACTTGGTCTCATTctgacacacaagaaaaaaagtccatCTTTAGTTTCTTAAGACCATGCGCAATCCAGCACCAGTCTGATTAAGTCAAATGCGACCTTAGTTTTCACCTGGTTGACTTTGAAGGGCATCTCCTTGGTGTTTGCTTTATCAAAGCGGTTCATCCAGTTTCCTTTGAAGTAGATAGCATTGACCAGAGCCAGTCTTGTCATTGTACTGACTGATCCTGGCTTCAGCAGATCTTTTATCTtatctgaaatgaaacagacaatGCAGCCACTGAACAGTGATTCACAGAGGATGGTACAAAATGATGTGTTGCTGTACAACCTGTACTAGTTgttcaaacaaaatgtaaattctcactttctgtctgcTCCTCGACCCAGCTGTTGATCTCCCCTCGGCACACCTCTGGATTCCCCATGAAATCTACGGCCTTCAGGTCTGCCTGGTAGTACTTCTGCGTAGCTTTGAGGAATTCCTGCATGGAGCAGATAACATCTCATCAATTCAGTCTTACGAAGTTATTGATTCAGTCAAAGGATCTCTGTCCCATGTGAAAAGAGAGAACTGAAAACTCACGTTGAGGAAGTTGGCAGTATTCTCTCCATAAAGACGATTGGCTATTTTCAGGATGTATGAGGCCGATGGTGAGTTGATGTCCGCGTTTAGTGTCTCGAAGTCTGCATGGACACCTTCACCTGAGCTGAATGACAGGGCCTGTGTGGAAGTTTGGAGTGACACACTACTTAAAGTTTTGTGCATGGTG includes:
- the serpinb1 gene encoding leukocyte elastase inhibitor isoform X2, producing MAAISSSNTLFALELLRTLSQANPTGNIFVSPLSISSALAMVYLGARGNTAAQMAQALSFSSGEGVHADFETLNADINSPSASYILKIANRLYGENTANFLNEFLKATQKYYQADLKAVDFMGNPEVCRGEINSWVEEQTENKIKDLLKPGSVSTMTRLALVNAIYFKGNWMNRFDKANTKEMPFKVNQNETKSVEMMFQVKKLPYNYIPDHGLQILELPYVGEELSMFILLPEESTDGTDPLLKLENELTQERLDEWTNRENMDVHSEVLVHLPKFKLEEDYELNEPLAKLGMTDVFCAAKADLSGMNGKAGLFLSTVAHKAFVEVNEEGTEAAAATAGMVAFCMLREEHFTADHPFLFFIRHNKTKSILFLGRFSSPQ
- the serpinb1 gene encoding leukocyte elastase inhibitor isoform X1 is translated as MDISSLISGILGRSFELSVRQGNQTPSAMAAISSSNTLFALELLRTLSQANPTGNIFVSPLSISSALAMVYLGARGNTAAQMAQALSFSSGEGVHADFETLNADINSPSASYILKIANRLYGENTANFLNEFLKATQKYYQADLKAVDFMGNPEVCRGEINSWVEEQTENKIKDLLKPGSVSTMTRLALVNAIYFKGNWMNRFDKANTKEMPFKVNQNETKSVEMMFQVKKLPYNYIPDHGLQILELPYVGEELSMFILLPEESTDGTDPLLKLENELTQERLDEWTNRENMDVHSEVLVHLPKFKLEEDYELNEPLAKLGMTDVFCAAKADLSGMNGKAGLFLSTVAHKAFVEVNEEGTEAAAATAGMVAFCMLREEHFTADHPFLFFIRHNKTKSILFLGRFSSPQ